From one Oncorhynchus tshawytscha isolate Ot180627B unplaced genomic scaffold, Otsh_v2.0 Un_contig_7308_pilon_pilon, whole genome shotgun sequence genomic stretch:
- the LOC112214885 gene encoding cytochrome P450 3A27 — protein IQLLFKNIILNGELFDAVSVAEDDTWRRIRSVLSPSFTSGRLKEMFGIMKQHSANLLNGMKKQADKDQTIEVKEFFGPYSMDVVTSTAFSVDIDSLNNPSDPFVSNVKKMFKFNLFNPLFLLILFFPFTGPILEKMKFSFFPTAVLDFFYASLAKIKSGRDTGNSTSRVDFLQMMIDSQKGSDTKTGGEQTKGLTDHEILSQAVIFIFGGYETSSTTMSFLAYNLATNPHTMTKLQEEIDTVFPNKAPIQYEALMQMDYLDCVLNESLRLYPIAPRLERVAKKTVEINGIVIPKDCVVLVPTWTLHRDPEIWSDPEEFKPERFSKENKESIDPNTYMPFGAGPRNCIGMRFALIMIKLAMVEILQSFTFSVCDETEIPLEIDNQGLLMPKRPIKLRLEPRSNTLSNTTL, from the exons ATACAACTGTTGTTTAAGAACATCATTCTGAATGGTGAGCTGTTTGACGCGGTGTCCGTTGCCGAGGACGATACATGGAGACGGATCCGCAGTGTCCTCTCACCTTCCTTTACCTCTGGACGACTGAAAGAG atGTTTGGTATCATGAAGCAGCACTCTGCTAACCTGCTGAACGGAATGAAGAAGCAGGCAGATAAAGACCAGACCATCGAAGTGAAGGA GTTCTTTGGGCCCTACAGTATGGACGTGGTCACCAGCACAGCTTTCAGTGTGGACATTGACTCTCTGAACAACCCTTCAGACCCCTTCGTCTCCAACGTCAAGAAGATGTTCAAGTTTAACCTgttcaacccactgttcctcctAATCT tgTTTTTTCCCTTCACTGGTCCTATCTTGGAGAAGATGAAGTTTTCTTTCTTCCCGACTGCGGTGTTGGACTTCTTTTACGCCTCGCTGGCTAAGATCAAATCTGGACGTGACACTGGGAACTCAACT AGTCGGGTGGATTTCTTACAAATGATGATCGACTCTCAGAAAGGCAGCGACACAAAGACAGGAGGGGAACAGACTAAAG gaCTGACTGATCATGAGATCTTGTCTCAGGCCGTTATCTTCATCTTCGGTGGCTACGAGACCAGCAGCACTACTATGAGTTTCCTGGCCTATAACCTGGCAACCAATCCCCACACCATGACCAAACTGCAGGAGGAGATAGATACTGTGTTCCCCAACAAG GCTCCAATCCAGTACGAAGCTCTGATGCAGATGGACTATTTGGACTGTGTGTTGAACGAGTCTCTGAGACTGTACCCCATCGCCCCGCGACTGGAGAGGGTCGCCAAGAAGACGGTGGAGATTAACGGCATCGTCATCCCCAAAGACTGCGTTGTCCTGGTTCCCACGTGGACCCTCCACCGTGACCCAGAGATCTGGTCTGACCCTGAGGAGTTCAAACCAGAGAG GTTCAGTAAGGAGAACAAGGAGTCTATTGATCCGAACACGTACATGCCATTTGGGGCGGGGCCCAGGAACTGTATCGGGATGCGCTTCGCCCTGATCATGATCAAACTGGCCATGGTCGAGATCCTCCAGAGTTTCACTTTCTCTGTCTGCGACGAGACCGAG